A single Candidatus Thalassolituus haligoni DNA region contains:
- a CDS encoding GMC family oxidoreductase, whose translation MNNPDYIVVGGGSAGCVIAHRLVNAGKQVVLLEDGPADDSLYIHMPATFIRVIGSERSVIYQSEPQPEAGGRKTYVPQGRTLGGGSSINAMVYIRGQQQDYDDWEAQGCHGWSWNNVLAAFKRSENHMRLSGAYHGNDGPLKVSDTRFRHPLSLAFVKAAQQLGLPYNDDFNGEQQQGIGFYHTTTFDGQRGSTAATYLAAVKNAPNLTIKTGSYVSRIVFNAQRKATGVELIDKKTGALSQIAVKEEVILTAGALSTPKILMLSGIGPKDHLHEHGINLLHDAPQMGQNYQDHLEVSIYGRTREPISLLGNDSGLKALKHGIQWSLFKTGLLTSNVVESGGFVDTSNCGRPDIQFHVLPTLVGDVDREPIEGHGISINPCFLRPKSRGFAKLRSANPVDSMIFESGALQEQDDVDTLIRGVKLARKILRAPALAELVSHELRPSREEHISDAEVEAHVRSHAKTVYHPVGTCRMGSDADAVVDPTLKVNGVAGVRVCDASVMPALVSGNTNAPTIMIAERCAEFILGLEACANRPQQHKTG comes from the coding sequence ATGCCTGCCACGTTTATCCGCGTGATTGGCTCCGAACGCTCAGTGATTTACCAAAGTGAACCCCAGCCGGAAGCGGGCGGACGCAAAACCTACGTACCGCAGGGACGCACGCTGGGCGGCGGCAGCTCAATCAACGCCATGGTCTATATTCGCGGCCAGCAGCAGGATTACGACGACTGGGAAGCCCAGGGTTGTCACGGCTGGAGCTGGAATAACGTGCTGGCAGCGTTCAAGCGCTCTGAAAACCATATGCGCCTGAGTGGCGCTTACCATGGCAACGACGGCCCGCTGAAAGTCAGTGATACCCGCTTCCGTCATCCGCTCAGCCTGGCGTTTGTCAAAGCGGCTCAACAACTGGGGTTGCCTTACAACGACGATTTTAACGGCGAGCAACAACAGGGAATTGGTTTTTACCACACCACTACCTTTGATGGTCAGCGTGGCAGTACCGCCGCGACCTACCTGGCCGCCGTGAAAAATGCCCCGAACCTGACCATCAAGACCGGCAGTTATGTCTCCCGCATTGTGTTTAATGCCCAACGCAAGGCCACCGGGGTCGAGCTGATCGACAAAAAGACCGGAGCCCTGAGCCAGATTGCCGTGAAAGAAGAAGTGATTCTGACTGCCGGAGCCCTGTCGACACCCAAGATTCTGATGCTGTCGGGCATTGGCCCGAAAGATCACCTGCACGAACACGGCATAAACCTGCTGCACGATGCTCCTCAAATGGGCCAGAACTACCAGGATCACCTGGAAGTATCGATCTACGGTCGCACCCGAGAACCCATCAGCCTGCTCGGTAACGACAGCGGCCTGAAAGCACTCAAACACGGCATTCAGTGGTCTTTGTTCAAAACCGGCCTGCTGACTTCCAACGTGGTTGAATCCGGCGGATTTGTTGATACCTCCAACTGTGGCCGCCCGGACATTCAGTTCCACGTATTGCCAACGCTGGTGGGGGATGTCGATCGAGAGCCGATTGAAGGCCACGGTATTTCCATCAACCCCTGTTTTTTACGGCCAAAATCACGCGGGTTCGCCAAATTGCGCAGCGCCAATCCCGTCGATTCAATGATCTTCGAAAGTGGTGCGCTCCAAGAACAGGACGATGTCGACACCCTGATACGCGGCGTCAAACTGGCCCGCAAGATTCTCCGCGCTCCGGCACTGGCCGAACTGGTGAGTCACGAACTGCGTCCATCCCGTGAAGAACACATCTCCGACGCCGAAGTGGAAGCCCACGTCCGCAGCCATGCCAAAACCGTCTATCACCCGGTAGGTACTTGCCGAATGGGCAGCGATGCGGACGCCGTGGTTGATCCAACCCTGAAAGTGAACGGCGTAGCAGGCGTACGGGTATGCGACGCCTCGGTGATGCCCGCGCTGGTCTCCGGCAATACCAATGCACCGACCATCATGATTGCCGAACGTTGTGCCGAATTCATCCTTGGTCTGGAGGCTTGTGCCAATCGCCCTCAGCAGCACAAGACAGGCTGA
- a CDS encoding MFS transporter, whose protein sequence is MNVNTYENRLLLILFVCFGFVFFDRLALSFLFPFVAADLNLNNSHLGMLSSVLALMWALSGMTLGHIADKKESKKYILVISVIAFTLCSALSGLVTTFVSLLIFRGLMGIAEGPVLPISQSLLAAASNPKRRGLNMGLVNASAPGLIGAIIAPPILIWLATDYGWRTAFYATMVPGLIIAALIMLFVRNKHVHESMAATHHLGGKGDIKALLKNRNILLCVLISCFYISWFITLISFTPTFLMQARGFAPDAMGGIMGSLGFAWMIWGFVISALSDRFGRKPMMILFTLIATACPMVLLYADADSMLPLVFLTYTGLGCFTLFMATIPAETVPASQVATALGLIMGVGELFGGFITPTVAGFMADAYGLDIVMWIASAGSLIAMVLALFLKETAPAKVGHLTATEALATTHG, encoded by the coding sequence ATGAACGTTAATACCTATGAAAATCGGCTGCTGCTGATTCTGTTCGTTTGCTTTGGCTTCGTCTTTTTCGACCGCCTGGCACTGTCATTCCTGTTTCCGTTTGTGGCGGCGGACCTGAATCTGAACAACAGCCATCTGGGCATGTTGTCGTCAGTATTGGCACTGATGTGGGCACTGTCTGGCATGACGCTGGGCCATATTGCCGACAAGAAAGAGTCAAAAAAATACATTCTGGTGATTTCCGTCATCGCCTTCACTCTCTGCTCCGCACTGTCGGGTCTGGTCACCACCTTTGTCAGCCTGCTGATTTTCCGAGGCCTGATGGGCATCGCCGAAGGCCCGGTACTGCCTATTTCCCAGTCGCTGCTGGCAGCAGCCTCCAACCCCAAACGTCGTGGCCTCAACATGGGGCTGGTGAATGCCTCTGCACCGGGTTTGATTGGTGCCATCATTGCACCCCCCATCCTGATCTGGCTGGCGACGGACTACGGTTGGCGCACCGCCTTCTATGCCACCATGGTGCCGGGATTAATCATTGCCGCGCTGATCATGCTGTTTGTGCGCAACAAGCATGTGCATGAATCCATGGCAGCGACCCATCATCTGGGAGGCAAGGGCGACATCAAGGCCTTGCTGAAAAACCGCAATATCCTGCTCTGTGTACTGATCTCCTGCTTTTACATCTCCTGGTTTATTACCCTGATTTCTTTTACTCCCACCTTCCTGATGCAGGCACGTGGATTCGCGCCAGACGCCATGGGCGGCATCATGGGCTCCCTGGGCTTTGCCTGGATGATCTGGGGCTTTGTAATTTCGGCGCTGTCTGACCGTTTTGGTCGCAAACCCATGATGATTCTGTTCACCCTGATTGCCACCGCCTGCCCGATGGTACTGCTGTACGCCGATGCCGATTCCATGCTGCCGCTGGTGTTCCTGACCTACACCGGCCTCGGCTGTTTCACCCTGTTTATGGCGACCATTCCCGCTGAAACCGTCCCGGCCTCACAAGTGGCCACGGCTCTGGGTCTGATTATGGGGGTTGGTGAGCTGTTTGGAGGCTTTATTACACCAACCGTGGCGGGCTTTATGGCCGATGCCTATGGGCTGGACATCGTCATGTGGATTGCTTCCGCAGGCTCACTGATCGCCATGGTACTGGCGCTGTTCCTGAAAGAAACCGCACCGGCCAAGGTCGGTCATCTCACCGCAACCGAAGCCCTGGCCACAACCCATGGATAA
- a CDS encoding tyrosine-type recombinase/integrase: protein MNRSEVQAIFNQLDGRNRLLFALLYGSGLRITECLRLRVKDINFDAGSLTVHDGKDRVTLLPSSLHDPLHQQIEESLQIQREDNQRGIGPSLPGILGKKYPNAFRQSAWMFLFPSSGLCLHPDTGINCRHHLHDSVPRKALKIAMANSGNAVTAEAVC from the coding sequence TTGAATCGCTCCGAAGTTCAGGCCATTTTTAATCAACTGGACGGCCGTAACCGTCTGTTATTTGCACTGCTCTATGGCTCCGGGTTGCGAATCACTGAATGTTTGAGGCTTAGAGTCAAGGATATCAACTTCGACGCCGGATCCTTGACAGTTCACGATGGCAAGGATCGGGTCACGCTGCTCCCCTCGTCGTTACATGATCCGCTACACCAGCAAATAGAAGAATCACTACAAATTCAGCGAGAGGATAATCAACGCGGGATTGGCCCCTCCCTCCCTGGCATATTGGGCAAAAAATACCCAAATGCCTTCCGCCAATCGGCCTGGATGTTTTTATTTCCCTCCAGTGGTTTGTGTTTGCATCCCGACACCGGAATCAATTGCAGACATCATTTGCACGACAGTGTCCCTCGAAAAGCGCTAAAAATCGCCATGGCAAACAGCGGCAATGCCGTTACGGCAGAAGCTGTTTGCTAG
- a CDS encoding phage integrase N-terminal SAM-like domain-containing protein, whose protein sequence is MNGYSLRTEKTYLYWIKAYIRFHQCQHPNAMILLRSWVFLITWHQTSTYHRQHES, encoded by the coding sequence CTGAATGGATACAGCCTTAGAACAGAAAAAACTTACCTTTACTGGATCAAGGCCTACATACGCTTTCATCAATGCCAACATCCGAATGCAATGATCCTGTTGAGGTCATGGGTTTTCTTGATCACCTGGCATCAGACCAGCACGTATCATCGCCAGCATGAGTCATAG
- a CDS encoding TIR domain-containing protein, with translation MRMNKLLGSIRTLHTSGNLILSIEFLESDFDKVSYLVNLLTSRATGLAADSREFEILRHELLSNSKLSPLLPQWLKQHRNLDTFWGFIKQKYGTYAERRTYISEEFTPVLDALEFGQPTPTPPQASKFQNTPSGIPKVVARNKRKVFIVHGRDNEAKQEVSRFIEKLGLEAIILHEQASAGMTIIEKIEHYSNDADFALVLYTACDHGRGAHESNISPRNRARQNVVFEHGYLMAKLGRENVCSLVKGDIETPNDISGVVYVALDPLGAWKTEIAKELKACGYAIKDFY, from the coding sequence ATGCGCATGAATAAACTGTTAGGCTCTATACGCACTCTGCACACGTCAGGTAATTTAATTTTGAGTATCGAATTCTTAGAGAGTGATTTTGACAAGGTGAGTTACCTAGTGAATCTCTTGACGTCAAGAGCGACAGGTCTAGCCGCTGATTCGCGCGAATTTGAAATTTTGCGTCACGAATTGCTGAGCAATTCAAAGCTTTCTCCGCTATTACCTCAATGGTTAAAGCAGCACCGTAACCTTGATACGTTTTGGGGTTTTATAAAACAGAAATATGGAACATACGCAGAGCGCCGTACATATATTTCGGAAGAGTTTACTCCTGTTCTTGATGCGTTAGAGTTTGGACAGCCTACGCCAACTCCACCGCAGGCCAGTAAGTTTCAAAATACACCCTCTGGCATACCTAAAGTTGTTGCAAGAAACAAACGAAAGGTATTTATCGTCCATGGTCGAGACAATGAGGCAAAGCAAGAGGTAAGCCGATTTATTGAAAAGCTCGGTTTAGAAGCGATTATCTTGCATGAACAAGCTAGCGCAGGAATGACCATAATAGAAAAAATTGAGCACTATTCAAATGATGCTGATTTCGCACTTGTCCTTTACACGGCCTGTGATCACGGGCGTGGTGCTCACGAGTCTAATATCTCCCCAAGAAATCGAGCACGGCAAAATGTGGTGTTCGAGCACGGTTATCTCATGGCAAAACTTGGAAGGGAAAATGTATGCTCACTGGTAAAAGGTGATATAGAAACTCCAAACGATATTAGCGGGGTTGTCTACGTAGCATTGGACCCACTTGGGGCGTGGAAAACCGAAATAGCTAAAGAATTAAAGGCGTGCGGTTATGCAATCAAAGACTTCTACTAA
- a CDS encoding transporter, whose protein sequence is MANHTYNAITLTGLLSAGLLSSVSTQALEISVGDYEPLPDQLNLAILYLNTTSGSDYYNKGKKVSDNFKLDTQVAIVRLLHNIELSNGVMMEPQIVVPYGSLTTSGEANVLGDADGQGDAILGLPFKWTLNTANKDVLALAPFLYTPSGNYDKSQELNMGENRWRLLLQSTYIRHFNAHWALDSAADASWYSANNDYQNGTSKLEQGMRYELQSYLRYKMDDNTMLGAGLGHIGGAERRINGVSQNDSQSTTYLRATISHFVAPQWQLQGLFGKDLEVKQGIKQDTQFQLRIVRVF, encoded by the coding sequence ATGGCTAATCACACCTACAACGCAATCACTCTGACGGGCTTATTGAGCGCCGGATTGCTTTCTTCTGTCTCAACCCAGGCTCTGGAAATCAGTGTCGGTGACTACGAGCCACTGCCAGACCAACTCAACCTGGCCATTTTGTACCTCAACACCACCTCAGGCTCCGATTACTACAACAAGGGCAAAAAAGTATCCGACAACTTCAAGCTGGATACCCAGGTGGCCATTGTCCGCTTGCTACACAACATTGAACTGTCCAATGGCGTCATGATGGAGCCACAAATTGTGGTGCCCTACGGCTCGCTGACCACCTCTGGAGAGGCCAATGTATTGGGTGACGCCGATGGTCAGGGCGATGCCATACTGGGCCTGCCGTTCAAATGGACACTCAACACAGCCAACAAGGACGTCTTGGCACTGGCACCCTTTCTGTACACCCCGAGCGGCAACTACGACAAGAGCCAGGAGCTGAACATGGGGGAAAATCGCTGGCGCTTGCTGCTGCAATCGACCTACATTCGCCACTTCAATGCCCATTGGGCACTGGATTCTGCGGCAGATGCTTCCTGGTACAGTGCCAACAATGACTACCAAAATGGCACCAGCAAACTGGAACAGGGCATGCGTTACGAACTGCAGAGCTACCTGCGTTACAAAATGGACGACAACACCATGCTGGGTGCCGGTCTCGGCCATATTGGTGGAGCAGAACGTCGCATCAATGGCGTCAGCCAGAACGACTCACAGTCGACCACTTACCTGCGGGCAACCATCAGCCACTTTGTCGCGCCGCAATGGCAACTACAGGGATTATTTGGCAAAGATCTGGAAGTAAAACAAGGCATCAAGCAAGACACCCAGTTCCAGCTGCGAATTGTCAGAGTGTTCTGA
- a CDS encoding IS66 family transposase gives MKIPPTDHLPDDISALKQQLLAQHQLLEEKNNQLKNKEQLINQKQSRIQFLEEQIILFKQRQFGKSSEKSDQQVELFDEVECEAGASAVDTAESIDAESLHSELPLAETPKPVKKTSGRKPLPAELPRVRIEHDLPLADKICACGCTKKHIGEDTSEQLDIIPAVVQVLVHARQKYVCEACESGVQMAALPAQPIPKSNASPGLLAHIAVAKYQDGLPLYRMETIFKRMGIHLPRNTLANWMMKSSELLQPLYNLLNDQLLESGYIHMDETRVQVLKEPDKTAESLSYMWVRKTGDREHPIILFDYASRRRTDVARSLLGDYQGYLQTDDYIGYHRIGQQKGIVALACMAHARRKFIDAQKVSPSPKGKVSKADMAVTMIKGLYVIEAAIKDQPAEQKYQIRQEKSLPQLNKLRAWLDKALQQTLPKGKTGEALAYLDKNWDKLTVYLTDGRLHIDNNPVENAIRPFAIGRKNWLFSDSQRGAKASAMMYSLIETAKANDLEPYAYLRRVFAQLPLCETA, from the coding sequence ATGAAAATACCACCGACGGATCACTTACCTGATGACATTTCTGCTCTAAAACAACAGCTTTTAGCGCAGCATCAATTATTGGAAGAAAAAAATAATCAGTTAAAAAATAAAGAACAATTAATTAACCAAAAACAATCACGCATCCAGTTTTTGGAAGAACAGATCATTCTGTTTAAGCAGCGCCAGTTTGGTAAAAGCAGCGAAAAAAGTGATCAACAAGTCGAACTGTTCGATGAGGTTGAATGCGAGGCCGGTGCCTCTGCAGTGGATACGGCCGAGTCGATAGACGCCGAGTCCTTACACTCGGAATTGCCCCTGGCTGAAACACCCAAGCCCGTTAAAAAAACATCCGGCCGTAAGCCTTTACCGGCTGAATTACCCCGTGTACGCATTGAACATGATCTTCCTTTGGCCGATAAAATCTGCGCCTGTGGTTGCACCAAAAAACACATCGGCGAAGACACCAGCGAGCAATTGGATATTATTCCGGCGGTGGTTCAAGTCTTGGTGCATGCACGACAAAAATACGTTTGCGAAGCCTGTGAAAGCGGCGTGCAGATGGCCGCTTTACCGGCGCAGCCAATCCCTAAAAGCAATGCCAGCCCAGGCTTACTGGCGCACATTGCTGTGGCCAAATATCAAGACGGATTGCCACTCTATCGAATGGAAACCATCTTCAAACGCATGGGCATACATTTACCGCGCAACACCTTAGCCAACTGGATGATGAAAAGCAGTGAGTTGCTGCAACCACTTTACAACCTGCTCAATGATCAATTACTTGAAAGCGGTTATATCCATATGGATGAAACCCGAGTTCAGGTCTTAAAAGAACCGGATAAAACAGCCGAAAGCCTCAGCTACATGTGGGTACGAAAAACCGGTGATCGAGAACACCCCATTATCTTATTTGATTACGCCAGTCGTCGTCGCACCGATGTGGCCAGATCGCTGCTTGGTGATTATCAAGGCTACCTGCAAACCGACGATTATATTGGCTATCACCGTATTGGGCAGCAAAAAGGCATCGTCGCACTGGCCTGCATGGCCCACGCTCGACGTAAGTTTATCGACGCTCAGAAAGTCAGCCCAAGCCCGAAAGGAAAAGTCAGTAAAGCCGACATGGCCGTGACAATGATCAAAGGACTGTACGTCATCGAAGCCGCGATTAAAGACCAACCAGCCGAACAGAAATATCAAATTCGACAAGAAAAAAGTCTGCCCCAGCTCAATAAACTCAGAGCATGGCTGGACAAAGCGTTGCAACAAACCCTGCCAAAAGGAAAAACCGGCGAAGCCTTAGCCTACCTCGATAAAAACTGGGACAAACTAACGGTCTACCTCACCGATGGGCGACTTCATATCGATAATAATCCCGTCGAAAATGCTATCCGACCGTTTGCGATAGGGCGCAAAAATTGGTTATTCAGTGACAGTCAGCGTGGCGCCAAAGCCAGCGCCATGATGTACAGCCTGATAGAAACCGCCAAAGCGAACGACCTGGAGCCTTACGCGTATTTACGGAGAGTGTTTGCCCAGTTGCCGTTATGCGAAACCGCGTAA
- the tnpB gene encoding IS66 family insertion sequence element accessory protein TnpB (TnpB, as the term is used for proteins encoded by IS66 family insertion elements, is considered an accessory protein, since TnpC, encoded by a neighboring gene, is a DDE family transposase.), with translation MLRPSAAVQVYLYAGTVDMRKSINGLSALVEQELELSPMANALFVFCNRDRDKIKLLYWERNGFVLWYKRLEKQRFKWLKPTDSAAICIDGHQLNLLLDGLDIFNNKPHETLFYTAMN, from the coding sequence ATGCTTAGGCCCAGTGCAGCGGTTCAGGTATATTTATACGCAGGCACCGTGGACATGCGCAAGTCGATTAATGGCTTGTCGGCATTGGTCGAGCAAGAGCTGGAGCTTAGTCCTATGGCCAATGCCCTGTTTGTCTTTTGTAATCGCGACCGGGATAAAATCAAGTTACTGTACTGGGAGCGCAATGGCTTTGTGCTCTGGTACAAACGCCTGGAAAAGCAGCGCTTTAAATGGCTAAAGCCGACCGACAGCGCTGCCATCTGTATTGACGGCCATCAACTGAATTTATTATTGGATGGTCTGGATATTTTTAATAATAAACCGCATGAAACCTTATTTTACACTGCCATGAATTAA